In a genomic window of Sebaldella sp. S0638:
- a CDS encoding pyridoxamine 5'-phosphate oxidase family protein translates to MEEVLEFLKNCRAFFVATIEEGKPKVRPFSFVMLHDQKLYFTTGNQKPFFEQIQKNPEIEICGLNQKMEWIRLSGRVIPDSRLEIKQKAFEESPFLKNNYKSVDSPVMECFYLTEAKADFCKIDGSSRTVIL, encoded by the coding sequence ATGGAAGAAGTATTAGAATTTTTAAAAAACTGCAGAGCATTTTTTGTTGCAACAATTGAAGAAGGAAAGCCAAAAGTTCGGCCGTTTAGTTTTGTTATGCTGCATGATCAAAAGCTGTATTTTACAACAGGTAATCAAAAACCATTTTTTGAACAGATTCAGAAGAATCCGGAAATTGAAATATGCGGACTAAATCAAAAAATGGAATGGATTCGCCTCAGCGGCAGAGTTATTCCTGACTCAAGGCTTGAAATAAAACAAAAAGCATTTGAAGAATCTCCATTCCTCAAGAATAACTACAAGTCCGTTGACAGTCCGGTAATGGAATGCTTTTATCTGACTGAAGCCAAAGCTGATTTTTGTAAAATAGACGGCTCATCACGAACAGTCATCCTGTAA